In the genome of Rhizobium rhizogenes, one region contains:
- the guaB gene encoding IMP dehydrogenase, whose protein sequence is MARIIQTPTGLDALTFDDVLLQPGHSEVMPGQTNISTRIARDIDLNLPILSSAMDTVTEGRLAIAMAQAGGIGVIHRNLTPIEQAEEVRQVKKFESGMVVNPVTIGPDATLAEAQALMKAHGISGIPVVENGGSGGHKNGRLVGILTNRDVRFASDPQQKIYELMTRENLVTVKESSVDQQEARHLLHKHRIEKLLVVDAKGNCVGLITVKDIEKSQLNPNATKDAQGRLRAAAAISVGADAIERAERLIDAGVDLLVVDTAHGHSQRVLDAVSQVKKMSNSVRIIAGNVATADGTKALIDAGADAVKVGIGPGSICTTRIVAGVGVPQLAAVMASVEAANAADIPVIADGGIKFSGDLAKAIAAGASAVMIGSLLAGTDESPGEVFLYQGRSFKAYRGMGSVGAMARGSADRYFQAEVRDTLKLVPEGIEGQVPYKGPVSGVLHQLAGGLKAAMGYVGGSNIKEFQERATFVRISSAGLRESHAHDVTITRESPNYPGAV, encoded by the coding sequence GCCGATCCTGTCTTCCGCCATGGACACGGTCACCGAAGGCCGTCTCGCCATCGCCATGGCCCAGGCCGGCGGCATCGGCGTCATCCACCGCAACCTGACCCCCATCGAGCAGGCCGAAGAAGTCCGGCAGGTGAAGAAGTTCGAAAGCGGCATGGTCGTCAACCCGGTCACCATCGGCCCCGATGCGACGCTTGCCGAAGCGCAGGCTTTGATGAAGGCGCATGGCATTTCCGGCATTCCGGTCGTGGAAAACGGCGGTTCCGGCGGCCACAAGAACGGCCGTCTCGTCGGCATTCTGACCAACCGCGACGTGCGCTTCGCCTCCGATCCGCAGCAGAAGATCTATGAGCTGATGACCCGCGAAAATCTGGTCACGGTCAAGGAAAGCAGCGTCGATCAGCAGGAAGCCCGCCACCTGCTGCACAAGCATCGCATTGAAAAGCTGCTGGTGGTGGATGCCAAGGGCAATTGCGTCGGCCTCATCACCGTCAAGGATATCGAAAAGTCGCAGCTGAACCCCAACGCCACCAAGGATGCGCAGGGCCGCCTTCGCGCCGCCGCCGCCATCAGCGTCGGTGCTGACGCCATCGAGCGCGCCGAGCGCCTTATCGATGCCGGCGTCGACCTTCTGGTCGTCGATACCGCGCACGGCCATTCGCAGCGCGTGCTGGATGCCGTCTCGCAGGTCAAGAAGATGTCGAACTCGGTTCGCATCATCGCCGGCAATGTCGCCACCGCCGATGGCACCAAGGCGCTGATCGATGCCGGTGCTGACGCCGTCAAGGTCGGTATCGGCCCCGGCTCCATCTGCACCACCCGCATCGTCGCCGGTGTCGGCGTGCCGCAGCTGGCGGCCGTCATGGCTTCGGTGGAAGCGGCTAATGCCGCCGATATTCCCGTCATCGCTGATGGCGGTATCAAGTTCTCGGGCGATCTGGCCAAGGCCATCGCCGCCGGTGCTTCCGCCGTCATGATCGGCTCGCTGCTCGCCGGCACGGATGAAAGCCCGGGCGAAGTGTTCCTCTATCAGGGCCGCTCCTTCAAGGCCTATCGCGGCATGGGCTCCGTTGGCGCCATGGCCCGCGGTTCGGCTGACCGTTATTTCCAGGCGGAAGTGCGCGACACGCTGAAGCTCGTGCCTGAGGGTATCGAAGGCCAGGTTCCCTACAAGGGTCCGGTTTCCGGTGTCCTGCACCAGCTGGCCGGTGGCCTGAAGGCCGCCATGGGTTATGTCGGCGGCAGCAACATCAAGGAATTCCAGGAGCGCGCCACCTTCGTGCGTATCTCCAGCGCCGGCCTGCGTGAAAGCCACGCCCATGACGTGACGATCACCCGTGAAAGCCCGAACTATCCCGGTGCGGTTTGA
- a CDS encoding MAPEG family protein, whose amino-acid sequence MFWPMIAHVFLVFWLYGLLIVRRNKYTFKDRESAIKLRDRGEEARESYLVNRNIANQFELPVLFHIACLLLYITDADNIVTIVLAWLFVLSRYAHSYVHVTSNRLRQRGALFGIGFALVVCLWIWLAIWLALE is encoded by the coding sequence ATGTTCTGGCCGATGATCGCCCATGTCTTTCTCGTTTTCTGGCTCTATGGCCTGCTGATCGTTCGGCGCAACAAATACACCTTCAAGGATCGCGAATCGGCGATCAAGCTGCGCGACCGGGGTGAGGAGGCGCGCGAGAGCTATCTGGTGAACCGCAACATCGCCAACCAGTTCGAGCTGCCTGTCCTGTTCCACATCGCCTGCCTGCTGCTTTACATCACCGATGCGGACAACATCGTCACCATCGTGCTGGCCTGGCTGTTCGTGCTTTCGCGCTACGCCCATTCCTATGTCCATGTCACCAGCAACCGCCTGCGCCAGCGCGGGGCATTGTTCGGCATCGGCTTTGCGCTTGTGGTCTGCCTGTGGATCTGGCTCGCCATCTGGTTGGCACTGGAATAA
- the adhP gene encoding alcohol dehydrogenase AdhP — protein sequence MAKTMKAAVVRAFGKPLTIEEVAIPDPGPGEILINYKATGVCHTDLHAATGDWPVKPNPPFIPGHEGAGYVAKIGAGVTGIKEGDRAGTPWLYTACGCCIPCRTGWETLCPSQKNSGYSVNGSFAEYGLADPKFVGRLPDNLDFGPAAPVLCAGVTVYKGLKETEVRPGEWVVISGIGGLGHMAVQYAKAMGMHVVAADIFDDKLTLAKKLGADVTVNGRAPDAVEQVQKATGGVHGALVTAVSPKAMEQAYGFLRSKGTMALVGLPPGFISIPVFDTVLKRITVRGSIVGTRQDLEEALTFAGEGKVAAHFSWDKLENINDIFHRMEEGKIDGRIVVDLAA from the coding sequence ATGGCAAAAACAATGAAGGCAGCCGTCGTCCGCGCGTTTGGGAAACCGCTGACCATCGAGGAAGTGGCGATACCGGATCCCGGCCCGGGTGAAATTCTCATCAACTACAAGGCGACGGGCGTTTGCCACACCGACCTGCACGCCGCAACGGGCGATTGGCCGGTCAAGCCCAACCCGCCCTTCATTCCCGGCCATGAAGGTGCCGGTTATGTCGCGAAGATCGGCGCTGGCGTCACCGGCATCAAGGAAGGCGACCGCGCCGGCACGCCCTGGCTCTACACCGCCTGCGGCTGCTGCATCCCCTGCCGCACCGGCTGGGAAACCTTGTGCCCGAGCCAGAAGAACTCAGGTTATTCCGTCAATGGCAGCTTTGCCGAATATGGCCTTGCCGATCCGAAATTCGTCGGCCGCCTGCCGGATAATCTCGACTTCGGCCCGGCCGCACCGGTGCTCTGCGCCGGCGTCACCGTCTATAAGGGTTTGAAGGAAACCGAAGTCAGGCCCGGTGAATGGGTGGTCATTTCAGGCATTGGCGGCCTTGGCCACATGGCCGTGCAATATGCCAAGGCCATGGGCATGCATGTCGTTGCCGCCGATATTTTCGACGACAAGCTGACGCTTGCGAAAAAACTCGGGGCCGATGTCACCGTCAACGGCCGTGCGCCTGACGCGGTGGAGCAGGTGCAGAAGGCAACCGGCGGCGTCCATGGCGCGCTGGTGACGGCGGTGTCGCCCAAGGCCATGGAGCAGGCTTACGGCTTCCTGCGCTCCAAGGGCACCATGGCGCTTGTCGGCCTGCCGCCGGGCTTCATCTCCATTCCGGTGTTCGACACGGTGCTGAAGCGCATCACTGTGCGTGGCTCCATCGTCGGCACACGCCAGGATCTGGAGGAGGCGCTGACCTTCGCCGGAGAAGGCAAGGTGGCCGCCCACTTCTCCTGGGATAAGCTGGAAAATATCAACGATATCTTCCATCGCATGGAAGAGGGCAAGATCGACGGCCGTATCGTCGTGGACCTCGCCGCCTGA
- a CDS encoding dienelactone hydrolase family protein, producing MDKPKITQAMIDAYDEYTHLSLDRRKFMEKLTVLAGSGAAAAAIAPLLSANSARAAIVAPDDAGIVAEDVTYPAPGGEMKGYLVTPKSASGPIGSVIVIHENRGLNDHIRDVARRVALAGFRALAVDFLSPQGGTPSDEDKAREMFSGLDMDATVANAEAGRVWLAARQGANGKVGAVGFCWGGGLVNRFATKSAGLNAGVAYYGQQAPAADVPAIKAPLLLQYAGLDERINAGIDAYKKALEENGKTFEIFVYDGVNHAFNNDTSSARYDKAAADLAWGRTVEFFKKYLA from the coding sequence ATGGACAAGCCGAAGATTACGCAGGCCATGATCGACGCTTACGATGAATATACCCATCTCAGCCTCGACCGCCGCAAATTCATGGAAAAGCTCACCGTGCTCGCCGGCTCAGGCGCTGCCGCGGCGGCCATAGCACCGCTCCTTTCCGCCAACAGCGCCCGTGCCGCCATCGTCGCGCCTGACGATGCTGGCATCGTCGCGGAAGACGTGACCTATCCCGCCCCCGGTGGCGAAATGAAGGGTTATCTCGTCACGCCGAAGTCGGCATCGGGGCCGATCGGCTCCGTCATCGTCATTCACGAGAACCGGGGTCTGAACGACCATATCCGCGATGTGGCAAGGCGCGTGGCGCTTGCCGGTTTCCGGGCGCTGGCCGTCGATTTCCTCTCGCCGCAGGGCGGCACGCCCTCGGATGAGGATAAGGCGCGAGAGATGTTCAGCGGTCTCGACATGGATGCAACCGTCGCCAATGCTGAAGCGGGCCGCGTCTGGCTTGCGGCAAGGCAGGGGGCCAACGGCAAGGTCGGTGCGGTCGGCTTCTGCTGGGGTGGCGGGCTGGTCAATCGTTTCGCCACCAAGTCGGCTGGCCTCAATGCCGGCGTCGCCTATTACGGCCAGCAGGCCCCGGCAGCCGATGTGCCAGCCATCAAGGCGCCCTTGCTTTTGCAATATGCGGGTCTCGATGAACGTATCAATGCCGGTATCGATGCCTATAAGAAGGCGTTGGAGGAAAACGGCAAGACCTTCGAGATTTTCGTTTATGACGGCGTCAACCACGCCTTCAACAATGATACGTCCTCGGCGCGATATGATAAGGCGGCGGCTGACCTCGCCTGGGGGCGGACGGTGGAATTTTTCAAGAAATATCTGGCGTGA
- the moaB gene encoding molybdenum cofactor biosynthesis protein B, whose translation MAGERPFIPLGIAVLTVSDSRTLENDKSGDTLVARLEEAGHRLSARAIVPDDRQAIFNTVRDWTLAPGVDVVITTGGTGFTGRDVTPEALEPLFEKRMDGFSALFHRISYDKIGTATIQSRATGGVANATFIFVLPGSPGACKDAWDGILKAQLDYRHLPCNFVEIMPRLDEHLKRGGGGV comes from the coding sequence ATGGCAGGCGAAAGACCCTTCATTCCCCTTGGTATTGCGGTTTTGACCGTGTCCGACAGCCGCACGCTGGAAAACGACAAATCCGGCGATACGCTCGTCGCCCGACTCGAAGAAGCGGGACATCGCCTTTCCGCCCGCGCCATTGTGCCGGATGACAGGCAAGCCATCTTCAATACCGTGCGCGACTGGACACTTGCCCCCGGCGTGGATGTGGTGATCACCACCGGCGGCACCGGCTTTACCGGTCGCGATGTGACGCCTGAGGCGCTGGAGCCGCTGTTCGAAAAGCGCATGGACGGGTTTTCAGCCCTTTTCCATCGCATTTCCTATGACAAGATCGGCACCGCCACCATCCAGTCACGCGCGACCGGCGGCGTCGCGAACGCCACCTTCATCTTCGTGCTGCCCGGCTCGCCGGGTGCGTGCAAGGATGCCTGGGACGGCATTCTCAAGGCCCAGCTCGATTATCGTCACCTGCCCTGCAATTTCGTGGAAATCATGCCGAGGCTGGATGAGCATTTGAAGCGTGGGGGTGGTGGGGTTTAG
- a CDS encoding 4-(cytidine 5'-diphospho)-2-C-methyl-D-erythritol kinase — translation MRVDEKTGATETIEAAPAKINLALHVTGQRADGYHLLETLVTFTEAGDSIRIRDADADTFSISGPFSDLLRAGDGGDNLVTRARDRLCDALAATGRSGRPVAIHLEKNLPVASGIGGGSADAAAALRALLRHWHVTVEPEELAAIALTLGADVPMCLASRPLIARGIGEEIEPVTDLPCLFLVLANPLKAVSTPDIFRRLQSKTNPRLPAHATIGWMDFLAQSRNDLQPAAQALLPEIGEVIELLSQEGAALVRMSGSGATCFGVFHSFDAAQDAETSLRKKRPDWYFQATRTI, via the coding sequence ATGCGGGTAGATGAGAAGACTGGGGCGACCGAGACCATCGAGGCGGCCCCGGCCAAGATCAATCTGGCTCTGCATGTGACCGGCCAGCGGGCGGATGGCTACCATCTGCTCGAAACGCTGGTGACATTCACCGAGGCCGGCGACAGCATTCGCATTCGCGATGCCGATGCCGACACCTTCTCCATCTCCGGTCCTTTCAGCGATCTTCTGCGCGCCGGTGATGGCGGTGACAATCTCGTCACCCGCGCCCGGGACAGGCTGTGCGATGCGCTTGCGGCGACGGGTCGCTCGGGCCGCCCTGTCGCCATTCATCTCGAAAAGAACCTGCCCGTCGCCTCCGGCATAGGCGGCGGTTCGGCGGATGCCGCCGCGGCGCTGCGGGCGCTCCTGCGGCACTGGCATGTCACGGTAGAGCCGGAAGAACTCGCCGCCATTGCGCTCACACTCGGCGCGGATGTGCCGATGTGCCTTGCGAGCCGGCCCCTCATCGCGCGCGGTATCGGCGAAGAGATCGAACCGGTTACCGATCTGCCCTGCCTGTTTCTGGTGCTCGCCAATCCGCTGAAAGCCGTCTCGACGCCGGATATATTCCGGCGCCTGCAAAGCAAGACCAATCCCCGCCTGCCGGCACATGCGACAATTGGCTGGATGGATTTTCTGGCGCAAAGCCGCAACGATCTGCAACCTGCGGCGCAGGCCCTGCTGCCGGAGATCGGGGAGGTCATCGAATTGCTTTCGCAGGAAGGTGCCGCGCTTGTGCGCATGTCCGGTTCGGGCGCGACGTGTTTCGGGGTTTTTCATTCCTTCGACGCAGCTCAGGACGCGGAAACATCGCTTCGGAAAAAACGTCCCGACTGGTATTTTCAGGCGACGCGGACCATTTGA
- a CDS encoding tetratricopeptide repeat protein, producing the protein METDFSVHMHKGKGSLMRRKPALRLLCSAALVAALTIGAGASPGFAETKAKTEEKAVTFDPAKVNTFSGAFLAGRNADVDQDYPTAISLYKKALEFDPANSEIRQRLMIAELLSGNFEAGAKIADSMKDDTSVERVTTIVRGLDAIKDKEFAKAEKILKYTGPNDLDRMVNTLLTAWARAGSGKPKEALALVNNMKGPGWISIFQKYNAAAIALVSGNTDAARKSLNEAVTDREGGATASDTYMRAVMALARLEASAGNRQKALDAIAVGDTFAPNYAPLKALRESIEKGEKPQQQITNAVEGAASVMFSIAGALNREGAEEIVTLYLQTSRALDPKSPDTLILLGGLAEALKQPDRAIAFYREVPKDSPMYRISELQLGLTLAQTGKVDEARTHLKSLLESDPKDIRSYLAYGSVLSDAKDYRAMAENYDKATEVIGAVPQKSDWSVFFQRGIAYERLKEWDKAEPNFKRALELNPEQPQVLNYLGYSWVDKGINLDEGMEMISRAVELRPNDGYIVDSLGWAHYRLGAFDEAVTELERAIELKAGDPTINDHLGDAYWRVGRKIEAVYQWNRALIGDSDDVDKAKVKEKIANGLPPLEKDAENTAKKDAAPQPPAPPAPPAPAPDKKS; encoded by the coding sequence ATGGAAACTGATTTTTCCGTGCATATGCACAAAGGCAAAGGTTCCCTCATGCGGCGTAAACCAGCACTCCGTCTTCTTTGCAGCGCGGCTCTCGTCGCCGCTCTCACGATTGGCGCGGGTGCAAGCCCCGGCTTTGCGGAGACAAAGGCGAAAACGGAAGAGAAAGCCGTTACGTTCGATCCCGCCAAGGTGAACACCTTCTCCGGCGCTTTCCTTGCCGGACGCAATGCCGATGTCGATCAGGATTATCCGACTGCGATTTCGCTCTACAAGAAGGCGCTGGAATTCGATCCGGCCAATTCGGAAATCCGCCAGCGGCTGATGATCGCCGAACTTCTGAGCGGCAATTTCGAGGCCGGCGCCAAGATCGCCGATTCCATGAAGGACGATACCTCCGTCGAACGGGTGACGACCATCGTGCGCGGCCTCGACGCCATCAAGGACAAGGAATTCGCCAAGGCCGAAAAAATCCTGAAATATACCGGCCCGAACGATCTCGACCGCATGGTCAACACGCTTTTGACCGCCTGGGCGCGCGCCGGCTCCGGCAAGCCGAAGGAAGCGCTGGCGCTCGTCAATAACATGAAGGGTCCGGGCTGGATTTCGATCTTCCAGAAATACAATGCCGCCGCAATCGCCCTCGTCAGCGGCAATACCGATGCCGCCCGCAAGAGCCTCAACGAGGCCGTGACGGACCGCGAAGGCGGGGCCACCGCCTCCGATACCTACATGCGTGCGGTGATGGCGCTTGCCCGGCTCGAAGCTTCCGCCGGCAACCGGCAGAAGGCGCTGGACGCGATTGCGGTCGGCGATACTTTCGCGCCGAATTACGCCCCCCTGAAAGCGCTTCGCGAATCCATCGAGAAGGGTGAGAAGCCGCAGCAGCAGATCACCAATGCCGTCGAGGGCGCCGCTTCCGTGATGTTCTCCATCGCGGGTGCGCTGAACCGCGAAGGCGCCGAGGAGATCGTCACCCTTTACCTGCAGACATCGCGCGCACTCGATCCGAAAAGCCCGGATACGCTCATTCTTCTGGGCGGGCTTGCCGAGGCGCTGAAACAGCCCGACCGCGCCATCGCCTTCTATCGCGAAGTGCCGAAGGACTCGCCGATGTATCGCATCTCCGAGCTGCAGCTCGGACTGACGCTTGCCCAGACCGGCAAGGTGGATGAGGCGCGCACACATCTGAAATCCCTGCTCGAATCCGATCCGAAGGATATCAGGTCGTATCTCGCCTATGGCAGCGTGCTTTCGGACGCCAAGGACTATCGCGCCATGGCCGAAAATTACGACAAGGCCACCGAGGTGATCGGCGCCGTGCCGCAGAAATCCGACTGGTCGGTGTTCTTCCAGCGCGGTATCGCCTATGAGCGCCTGAAGGAATGGGACAAGGCGGAACCGAATTTCAAGCGGGCGCTGGAATTGAACCCGGAACAGCCGCAGGTGCTGAACTATCTCGGTTATTCCTGGGTGGACAAGGGCATCAATCTCGATGAAGGCATGGAGATGATCAGCCGCGCCGTCGAGCTTCGCCCGAATGACGGTTACATCGTCGATTCGCTTGGCTGGGCGCATTATCGCCTCGGCGCCTTCGATGAGGCCGTGACGGAGCTGGAACGGGCAATCGAGCTGAAGGCCGGCGATCCGACGATCAACGACCATCTGGGCGACGCCTATTGGCGCGTGGGCCGCAAGATCGAGGCCGTCTATCAGTGGAACCGCGCCCTGATCGGCGACAGCGACGACGTGGACAAGGCCAAGGTGAAGGAAAAGATTGCCAACGGCCTGCCGCCGCTCGAAAAGGATGCCGAGAACACCGCAAAGAAGGACGCCGCGCCGCAACCGCCGGCTCCCCCGGCACCGCCCGCTCCTGCCCCGGACAAGAAATCCTGA
- a CDS encoding polyprenyl synthetase family protein: MGVVIPLEESKNKLASVKPLVDLTRPDMERVNQLILSKAGSDVQMIPEVANHLISSGGKRLRPMLTLASASMFGYQGDHHIKLATSVEFMHTATLLHDDVVDESDLRRGKSTARTIWGNQASVLVGDFLLGQAFRMMVDVGSLDALDVLSTAASVIAEGEVLQLSVAKNMETTEDDYLQVIRAKTAALFAAAAEVGPIVAKTDKASRSALKSYGMNLGLAFQLVDDVLDYGGKSADLGKNTGDDFREGKITLPVILSYRRGTQDERAFWRNAIEKGESSDENLEKALGLITKYNGLGDTISRATHYGTIARDALAPLPQSPWKNALLEVIDFCIERLN, translated from the coding sequence TTGGGCGTCGTCATACCGCTTGAAGAAAGCAAAAACAAACTCGCATCCGTCAAGCCGCTTGTCGACCTGACCCGCCCCGACATGGAACGGGTGAACCAGCTTATCCTTTCCAAGGCGGGCTCCGATGTCCAGATGATACCCGAGGTGGCCAACCATCTGATCTCGTCCGGCGGCAAACGCCTGCGGCCGATGCTGACGCTGGCTTCGGCCTCCATGTTCGGTTACCAGGGCGATCATCACATCAAGCTCGCCACCAGCGTGGAATTCATGCACACGGCGACGCTTTTGCATGACGATGTGGTGGACGAAAGCGATCTGCGCCGTGGCAAATCCACCGCGCGCACCATCTGGGGCAACCAGGCAAGCGTTCTCGTCGGCGACTTCCTGCTCGGCCAGGCCTTCCGCATGATGGTGGATGTCGGCTCGCTCGACGCCCTCGACGTACTGTCCACCGCCGCTTCGGTGATTGCCGAAGGCGAAGTGCTGCAGCTTTCCGTCGCCAAGAACATGGAAACCACCGAGGACGACTATCTCCAGGTGATTCGCGCCAAGACGGCCGCCCTGTTCGCCGCGGCGGCGGAAGTCGGCCCCATCGTCGCCAAGACGGACAAGGCAAGCCGCAGCGCGCTGAAGTCCTACGGCATGAATCTCGGCCTCGCCTTCCAGCTGGTCGATGACGTGCTGGACTATGGCGGCAAATCGGCCGATCTCGGCAAGAATACCGGCGACGACTTCCGCGAAGGCAAGATCACGCTGCCGGTTATCCTTTCCTATCGTCGTGGCACGCAGGATGAGCGCGCCTTCTGGCGCAATGCCATCGAAAAGGGCGAAAGCAGCGACGAGAACCTCGAAAAGGCACTTGGGCTGATCACCAAATACAATGGTCTCGGCGACACGATCAGCCGTGCAACACACTACGGCACCATCGCCCGCGACGCTCTTGCGCCCCTGCCGCAGAGCCCGTGGAAAAATGCGCTTCTGGAAGTGATCGACTTCTGCATCGAGCGTCTCAACTGA
- a CDS encoding DUF2007 domain-containing protein, protein MRELIRTNDAVLLSFAESLMKDAGIHCLIADQAMSILEGSLGLLPRRFLVEEDRADQARRILMDAGLGDELRNEEA, encoded by the coding sequence ATGCGTGAACTGATCCGTACCAACGATGCCGTGCTGCTCTCCTTCGCTGAAAGCCTGATGAAGGACGCTGGCATCCACTGCCTCATCGCCGATCAGGCCATGAGCATTCTGGAGGGTTCGCTCGGTCTTTTGCCCCGTCGCTTTCTGGTCGAGGAAGATCGCGCCGATCAGGCACGCCGCATCCTGATGGATGCGGGGCTGGGTGACGAACTGCGCAACGAAGAGGCTTGA
- a CDS encoding tRNA1(Val) (adenine(37)-N6)-methyltransferase, whose protein sequence is MSGTVSETMDAFHRGRFHILQPKGRGHRAGMDAMLLASLVADDRACRIADLGAGAGAAGMAVAARLEKAEVTLYERSPEMADFARRSLLLPENAAFSARVSVCEADVTLRAKARVEAGLPDEHFHHVIMNPPYNDAGDRRTPDALKAEAHAMTEGLFDEWIRTAGAIMVPGGQLSLIARPQSVAEIIAACGSRFGGMEITLIHPRPGEDAVRMLVTAIKGSRAKLSFRAPLVMHETGSHAFTTFVDDLNNGRAAYSRNVRAIRPAS, encoded by the coding sequence GTGAGCGGCACTGTTTCCGAAACGATGGATGCCTTTCACCGCGGCCGGTTTCACATCCTCCAGCCGAAGGGCAGGGGCCATCGGGCCGGCATGGACGCCATGCTCCTGGCCTCGCTGGTGGCGGATGATCGCGCCTGCCGGATCGCCGATCTCGGCGCGGGCGCCGGCGCCGCCGGCATGGCGGTCGCGGCGCGGCTCGAAAAGGCGGAAGTGACGCTCTATGAACGCTCGCCGGAAATGGCGGATTTTGCCCGGCGCAGCCTGTTATTGCCGGAAAATGCCGCCTTCTCCGCTCGTGTGAGCGTGTGCGAGGCCGACGTGACCCTGCGCGCGAAAGCACGGGTCGAAGCGGGTCTGCCGGACGAGCATTTCCACCACGTCATCATGAACCCGCCCTATAATGACGCGGGCGACCGCCGCACACCGGATGCCCTGAAGGCCGAGGCCCACGCCATGACGGAAGGCCTGTTTGACGAGTGGATCAGGACCGCAGGCGCGATCATGGTGCCGGGCGGGCAGCTTTCGCTTATTGCGCGGCCGCAATCGGTGGCGGAGATCATTGCCGCCTGCGGCAGCCGTTTCGGCGGCATGGAGATCACCCTCATCCATCCGCGTCCGGGGGAGGACGCGGTGCGTATGCTGGTCACCGCCATCAAGGGCTCGCGCGCGAAACTATCCTTCCGCGCGCCGCTTGTCATGCACGAGACCGGCAGCCACGCCTTCACGACCTTCGTGGATGACCTGAACAATGGCCGCGCCGCCTATTCGCGTAATGTAAGGGCAATCCGGCCCGCGTCATAA
- a CDS encoding S49 family peptidase — protein MGFLKYLVPKRFRKKELVIPVVRMHGAIMAGGSQFRPALNLASYAPLIEKAFAIKDAPAVAILLNSPGGSPVQARMIYNRIRQLAEEKEKKVLIFVEDVAASGGYMIALAGDEIIADPTSIVGSIGVVSGGFGFPEMLRKIGVERRVYTAGENKVILDPFQPEKEGDIDYLKSLQVEIHNVFIDMVKMRRGSKLKEDEAIFSGLFWTGMRGLDLGLIDGLGDMREVLHRRYGEKVKLQLISGGRTLFGKKVPGVNAALGLDAERLAAGAVSGLAEVAEEKALWSRFGL, from the coding sequence GTGGGTTTTCTGAAGTATCTGGTGCCGAAACGTTTTCGCAAAAAGGAACTGGTCATTCCGGTCGTGCGCATGCATGGCGCGATCATGGCCGGTGGCAGCCAGTTTCGCCCCGCGCTCAATCTCGCCTCCTATGCGCCGCTCATTGAAAAGGCCTTCGCCATCAAGGATGCGCCGGCCGTCGCCATTCTGCTCAACTCGCCCGGCGGTTCGCCGGTGCAGGCGCGCATGATCTACAATCGTATCCGCCAGCTCGCCGAGGAAAAGGAAAAGAAGGTCCTGATCTTCGTGGAAGATGTGGCCGCTTCCGGCGGTTACATGATCGCGCTTGCCGGTGATGAGATCATTGCCGATCCAACCTCCATCGTCGGTTCGATCGGCGTCGTTTCCGGCGGCTTCGGTTTTCCCGAAATGTTGCGGAAGATCGGCGTGGAGCGCCGCGTCTATACGGCCGGCGAAAACAAGGTCATCCTCGATCCCTTCCAGCCGGAAAAGGAAGGCGATATCGACTACCTGAAGTCGCTTCAGGTCGAAATTCACAATGTTTTCATCGATATGGTCAAGATGCGTCGCGGCTCGAAGCTGAAGGAGGATGAAGCGATCTTCTCCGGCCTGTTCTGGACCGGCATGCGCGGCCTCGATCTCGGCCTGATCGACGGGCTGGGTGACATGCGGGAGGTCCTGCACCGCCGTTACGGCGAAAAGGTCAAGCTCCAGCTTATCAGCGGCGGGCGCACCCTGTTCGGCAAGAAGGTGCCGGGCGTGAATGCGGCTTTGGGCCTCGATGCCGAAAGGCTCGCAGCCGGAGCCGTCTCGGGTCTTGCGGAAGTCGCTGAAGAAAAGGCATTGTGGTCGCGTTTCGGTCTATGA
- a CDS encoding NfeD family protein produces MAQLITILLLVVGSIILYRRFVRDAEKLSAKSKRREKERETGAIGTLIKDPETGEYRVKREDET; encoded by the coding sequence ATGGCGCAGCTTATTACAATTCTTCTTCTGGTGGTGGGATCCATCATCCTCTACCGCCGTTTTGTCCGCGACGCGGAAAAGCTTTCGGCGAAATCGAAACGGCGTGAAAAGGAACGCGAAACCGGTGCCATCGGTACCCTGATCAAGGATCCCGAAACCGGCGAATACCGCGTCAAGCGCGAGGACGAAACGTGA